In the Dehalococcoidia bacterium genome, one interval contains:
- a CDS encoding antibiotic biosynthesis monooxygenase, with amino-acid sequence MPYVRFSVMRPMAGHEAEVERLNRELLDFYRRCPGCLATYLLKAADNSGEVGRLTIWEREEDADRAANADHSLALRSQLHLRIQPGHADRSFEATPIL; translated from the coding sequence ATGCCTTACGTGCGCTTCTCCGTCATGCGCCCCATGGCTGGGCACGAAGCGGAGGTAGAGCGCCTCAACCGCGAGCTGTTGGACTTCTATAGGCGTTGCCCAGGGTGCCTGGCCACCTACCTGCTGAAGGCTGCCGACAACTCTGGCGAGGTGGGCCGGCTGACCATCTGGGAGCGCGAGGAGGACGCCGACCGGGCGGCCAACGCTGACCACTCCCTAGCCCTCCGCTCGCAGCTGCACCTGCGCATCCAGCCCGGGCACGCGGACCGCTCCTTCGAGGCCACACCCATCTTGTAA